The following proteins come from a genomic window of Paenibacillus sp. CAA11:
- a CDS encoding deoxyguanosinetriphosphate triphosphohydrolase family protein: MNNQGNLSRLQALREHRQYPEETSQENTRAAYERDYSRLIHSPTFRRLQGKSQVFGAGTGDYYRTRLTHSLEVAQIAREAARSLLRAYPQVKTELAEHPGLIIDPEVVECAAISHDFGHPPFGHKGEEVLEGILEKLIQEKADQALRGREVSAAEVVQITEEIRRKYEHFEGNAHNFRLMMFLEKRENVDGLNLSDAVLLGTNKYPYPGTENKKGMYRHEWQYISEIREKWGIPARKKTLEAQLMDLCDDIAYSAHDLEDGIKAGKIEVHEHFLQDAHIQSLIVDKVQTLDDFFWRGWSAEQILAKVEEVLSEFLRIWNERMPTCEHDYSRTRREVKAYWVSRFVGSLGVIPDGDWQKVTFVKEGEEDEDTLRTVSVLKSFAWVTMIRDLRVQRLQKRSAWMIQRLWDAFVDPQTSKSIIPGDWLRRFDRDQKRENPIWTWEHMVIDYIAGMTDAYAEKIYNELYGLKVGTIYDLD; the protein is encoded by the coding sequence ATGAATAACCAAGGGAATTTATCAAGGCTTCAAGCCTTGCGGGAACATCGGCAATACCCGGAGGAGACCAGCCAGGAGAACACGCGGGCTGCTTATGAACGAGATTATTCACGGCTTATCCATTCTCCAACCTTCCGGCGTTTACAGGGCAAGTCCCAAGTGTTCGGCGCAGGCACCGGTGATTATTATCGCACCCGGCTTACACACTCTCTGGAGGTTGCCCAGATTGCACGGGAAGCTGCACGAAGTCTGCTCCGGGCTTATCCGCAGGTGAAGACAGAGCTTGCGGAGCATCCAGGGCTGATTATCGACCCCGAGGTTGTTGAATGTGCAGCCATCAGCCATGACTTCGGGCACCCTCCCTTTGGGCATAAGGGAGAGGAAGTGCTTGAAGGAATCTTGGAGAAGCTGATCCAGGAGAAGGCGGATCAGGCGCTGAGAGGGCGGGAGGTCTCGGCTGCCGAGGTGGTGCAGATTACGGAGGAGATCCGGCGGAAGTATGAGCATTTTGAAGGAAATGCGCACAATTTCCGGCTAATGATGTTCCTGGAGAAGCGCGAGAATGTGGACGGCCTTAACCTGTCGGATGCCGTTCTGCTTGGAACGAATAAATATCCTTATCCCGGTACGGAGAATAAGAAGGGCATGTACCGGCATGAATGGCAGTACATCTCGGAAATTCGGGAGAAGTGGGGGATTCCGGCGAGGAAGAAGACCCTTGAGGCGCAGCTGATGGATCTCTGTGACGATATCGCTTATTCAGCTCACGACCTGGAGGATGGAATCAAAGCAGGGAAAATCGAGGTACATGAGCACTTCCTGCAGGATGCTCATATTCAGAGCCTAATTGTGGACAAGGTACAGACACTGGATGATTTTTTCTGGAGAGGCTGGTCTGCAGAGCAAATTCTGGCCAAGGTGGAAGAGGTACTGAGCGAATTCCTGCGGATATGGAACGAGCGAATGCCCACCTGCGAGCATGATTATTCACGGACAAGACGGGAAGTGAAGGCCTATTGGGTGAGCCGCTTTGTCGGCAGTCTGGGAGTCATTCCGGACGGTGATTGGCAGAAGGTTACCTTTGTGAAGGAAGGGGAGGAAGATGAGGATACACTGCGCACGGTGAGTGTGCTGAAAAGCTTTGCTTGGGTCACGATGATCCGCGATTTGCGGGTACAGCGGCTGCAAAAGCGCAGCGCCTGGATGATCCAGCGCTTGTGGGATGCCTTCGTGGACCCGCAGACCTCCAAGTCTATTATCCCCGGGGACTGGCTCCGCAGGTTTGACCGTGATCAGAAGCGGGAGAACCCAATCTGGACTTGGGAGCACATGGTGATTGACTATATCGCCGGGATGACAGATGCCTATGCTGAGAAAATATATAATGAGCTGTACGGGCTCAAGGTAGGCACCATTTATGATCTGGATTAG
- a CDS encoding thymidine kinase, translating into MAQLFFKYGAMNSGKSIEILKVAHNYEEQNKPVLIFTSAVDDRDEVGFVSSRIGLRRQAIPIYDDTDIYGIVRDHEPKPYCVLVDECQFMNETGILQLVRIVDELDVPVMGFGLKNDFQNHLFEGSRLMLIYADKIEEMKTICWFCARKATMNLRVKDGKPVYTGEQIQIGGSESYYPVCRKCHAHPPL; encoded by the coding sequence TTGGCACAATTATTTTTTAAATACGGAGCCATGAACAGCGGGAAATCCATCGAGATTCTGAAGGTGGCTCACAATTATGAAGAACAAAATAAACCGGTCCTGATCTTCACCTCGGCGGTGGACGATCGCGACGAAGTCGGCTTTGTCTCCTCGCGGATCGGGCTGCGGCGTCAAGCCATTCCCATCTATGATGATACGGATATCTATGGGATTGTCCGCGATCACGAACCCAAGCCGTACTGTGTGTTGGTGGATGAGTGCCAATTCATGAACGAAACTGGCATCCTGCAACTGGTTCGTATTGTTGACGAGCTGGACGTGCCGGTGATGGGCTTCGGACTGAAGAATGATTTCCAGAACCATCTGTTCGAAGGCAGCCGCCTCATGCTTATCTATGCGGACAAGATTGAAGAAATGAAGACGATCTGCTGGTTCTGCGCGCGTAAAGCGACAATGAACCTGCGCGTCAAGGACGGCAAGCCGGTGTATACCGGAGAGCAAATCCAGATCGGGGGCAGCGAATCCTACTACCCGGTCTGCCGAAAATGCCATGCCCATCCTCCCCTCTAA
- a CDS encoding DsbA family oxidoreductase, whose translation MKIEIWSDFMCPFCYIGKRRFEQALSGFEHKEEVEVVLRSFELDPEAPHTTDHDVHEAIAVKYGMSREQARENSLRITAQAAEVGLDYNMDSMVLTNSFDAHRLVHFAAEYGKMNEMAERLFQAVFTRAESIGDREALASMAAEVGLSAAEAAEALRSGRYEAEVRKDESDGERLGIRGVPFFVINHKYGISGAQPEQAFREALLKIWEEEHPLTLLNQEDMDPGSCVDGVCAPKKA comes from the coding sequence ATGAAAATTGAAATATGGTCGGACTTTATGTGTCCGTTTTGTTATATTGGCAAACGCCGCTTTGAGCAAGCGCTAAGCGGCTTCGAGCACAAGGAGGAAGTGGAAGTGGTCCTCCGCAGCTTCGAGCTTGATCCGGAGGCCCCACACACTACGGATCATGATGTACATGAAGCAATCGCTGTGAAATACGGGATGAGCCGGGAGCAGGCCAGAGAGAATAGCCTGCGCATTACGGCTCAAGCTGCCGAGGTTGGGCTGGACTATAATATGGACTCCATGGTACTGACCAACTCCTTCGATGCCCATCGCCTTGTTCACTTTGCAGCAGAATACGGCAAGATGAATGAAATGGCCGAGCGCCTGTTCCAAGCCGTATTTACCCGCGCAGAGTCTATCGGCGACCGAGAGGCGCTGGCTTCCATGGCCGCAGAGGTCGGGCTTTCTGCCGCTGAAGCTGCAGAAGCGCTTCGCAGCGGCCGTTATGAGGCCGAAGTGCGCAAGGACGAGAGCGACGGTGAGCGCCTCGGCATTCGCGGCGTTCCGTTCTTTGTCATTAACCACAAGTACGGAATCTCCGGGGCTCAACCCGAACAAGCATTCCGGGAGGCGCTGCTTAAGATCTGGGAAGAAGAACATCCTCTAACCTTGCTGAATCAAGAGGACATGGATCCGGGCAGCTGTGTTGATGGCGTGTGTGCACCAAAGAAGGCTTAA
- a CDS encoding DUF5050 domain-containing protein, translated as MNSFYKFARKMLLPMLAVVLTFTGVVVAGPTAKAAASPSTDAYVYYVSDGDLYRVRMDGTSAQKIRDNFFGVELKPAGDYLFQLFDEKSTTLLKLSMVDSKAKAADFSGDKRILHYVTEGNFVYCMDDKGGIYRVPAEAKKVVEGTLIADMADTKHPGFTVLGGKVYYNALKNGRTTWVASKSADGSGAVQWIASGALQSPYYIHKENNTLYLMVDTKPTETEYSLNSMVLYTMPVTGGTAKALNPKAPLDANAVLSGSWAGDYYLFNKGIRVGSDSDFDYTKGKGFLLDKAGKIIQLNQTGVYEIAALGGNRFAYVDAKGKAYVSTLASGKIANTKAIALNNVGYVRNLISDGKVRSTVLFAESGAYVLNSDLSLTKMVGVEWDLCVYKEDVAGVFYVNAGDNGRLYWMSEDGKTTKKLTDEKVSRIVLISKN; from the coding sequence ATGAACAGCTTTTACAAGTTTGCTAGAAAAATGCTGCTCCCCATGCTGGCTGTAGTGCTGACCTTTACTGGAGTGGTAGTTGCCGGTCCGACAGCGAAAGCGGCAGCTAGTCCGTCAACAGATGCATACGTGTACTATGTATCCGACGGCGATTTATACCGGGTACGTATGGATGGAACCTCGGCACAGAAGATTCGTGATAATTTCTTCGGCGTGGAACTAAAGCCGGCGGGGGATTATCTCTTCCAACTCTTTGATGAGAAATCAACAACCCTGCTTAAATTGTCCATGGTTGATTCCAAGGCGAAGGCTGCTGATTTTAGCGGTGATAAGCGTATCCTTCATTACGTTACGGAAGGAAACTTCGTTTACTGCATGGACGATAAGGGCGGTATCTACCGTGTGCCGGCTGAAGCCAAGAAGGTCGTAGAAGGCACACTGATCGCCGACATGGCGGACACCAAGCATCCAGGATTCACCGTGCTGGGAGGCAAAGTATACTACAATGCACTCAAGAACGGCAGAACAACCTGGGTTGCGTCCAAATCAGCAGACGGAAGCGGGGCGGTTCAATGGATTGCCAGCGGAGCGCTTCAATCTCCTTATTACATTCATAAAGAGAATAACACGCTGTACCTTATGGTAGATACCAAACCAACGGAAACCGAGTATTCCCTGAACAGCATGGTGCTCTATACGATGCCGGTTACTGGCGGTACAGCGAAGGCCTTGAATCCAAAGGCGCCTCTGGATGCCAATGCCGTATTATCCGGATCATGGGCAGGTGATTATTACTTGTTCAATAAGGGGATTCGTGTGGGATCAGATAGTGATTTTGACTATACCAAGGGAAAAGGCTTCCTGCTGGATAAGGCAGGCAAGATCATTCAACTGAACCAAACCGGCGTCTATGAGATTGCTGCCCTAGGTGGTAATCGGTTCGCATACGTAGATGCAAAAGGCAAAGCCTATGTCAGTACGCTGGCAAGCGGCAAGATAGCAAATACCAAGGCTATTGCACTGAATAACGTTGGCTATGTACGGAATTTGATCAGTGACGGCAAAGTAAGATCAACCGTTCTGTTCGCCGAGAGCGGGGCGTATGTCCTGAATTCTGATTTGTCTCTGACCAAGATGGTCGGTGTGGAATGGGATCTCTGCGTCTATAAAGAGGATGTCGCGGGAGTCTTCTATGTTAATGCAGGCGACAACGGCCGATTGTACTGGATGAGCGAAGATGGGAAGACAACCAAGAAGCTGACGGATGAGAAAGTGTCCCGCATTGTATTAATATCCAAAAATTAA
- a CDS encoding carboxylesterase/lipase family protein, with amino-acid sequence MPMDVVISTRYGQLKGSKEQGINVWRGIPYAKPPVGALRFRAPKPPHSWEGIRDALRFGPPSLQPNDQASGLMGAGQDIPDPSEDCLYLNVWAPDTPSQTPRPVMVWIHGGAFVSGAGSVPIYDGRQLAARGDLIVVTINYRLGPFGFLHLSSFGQEYDANVGLLDQIAALEWVRDNIEAFGGDPHRVTVFGESAGSMSIAALLAMPAAKGLFQAAIMESGASQVLAPQPSAMIAAGFLRELGLAAPDLAALRALPAEHIFEAGEALKRRIGGEMSLLFQPAIDPATLPEEPAAAIERGAAAGIPLLIGTNRDEGAFFIREGGQVMSPEEIEQTLEHMTGIKGAGKLASNYPATIQGQAQVLTDLFFWRSALRFAEGQAAHAPVWMYRFDWTLPGHPLFGQAVHAAELVFVFHNLHLLRYTGITADEGMEQLAERMQDAWIAFAYQGDPQTEAQPWPAYDTGKRMTLVFDRKDSLVEDPDGEKRALIGM; translated from the coding sequence ATGCCTATGGATGTAGTCATTTCTACTCGTTATGGACAGTTGAAGGGAAGCAAGGAGCAAGGAATTAATGTGTGGCGCGGGATTCCTTATGCGAAGCCGCCGGTAGGGGCCCTTCGTTTTCGGGCTCCCAAGCCTCCGCATAGCTGGGAGGGCATCCGGGATGCCCTTCGCTTCGGGCCTCCCAGCTTACAGCCTAATGACCAGGCATCCGGCTTGATGGGTGCGGGGCAAGATATCCCGGACCCTTCGGAGGATTGCCTTTACCTTAACGTGTGGGCGCCCGACACGCCTTCGCAGACGCCCCGTCCTGTCATGGTCTGGATTCATGGCGGAGCTTTTGTCTCCGGGGCAGGCAGTGTGCCTATCTATGATGGAAGACAGTTGGCCGCGAGAGGGGATTTGATTGTCGTCACGATCAATTATCGCCTGGGGCCCTTCGGCTTTCTGCACCTGTCCTCCTTCGGACAGGAATATGATGCGAATGTAGGCTTGCTCGATCAGATTGCGGCCCTGGAATGGGTGCGGGACAATATTGAAGCGTTTGGCGGAGATCCGCACCGGGTTACGGTGTTTGGCGAATCGGCGGGCAGCATGAGCATCGCGGCGCTCTTGGCCATGCCGGCAGCCAAAGGGCTGTTCCAGGCCGCGATCATGGAGAGCGGCGCATCACAGGTGCTGGCTCCGCAGCCGTCCGCAATGATTGCGGCGGGTTTCCTGCGTGAGCTGGGCCTAGCGGCGCCGGATCTGGCGGCGCTCCGGGCGCTGCCGGCAGAGCACATCTTTGAAGCCGGCGAAGCGCTGAAGCGGCGAATCGGAGGCGAGATGAGCCTGCTGTTCCAGCCGGCGATAGATCCGGCGACGCTGCCGGAGGAGCCGGCGGCCGCCATCGAGCGGGGAGCCGCCGCAGGGATACCGCTCCTGATCGGCACCAATCGCGACGAAGGCGCCTTCTTCATTCGCGAAGGCGGACAGGTAATGAGTCCTGAAGAGATTGAACAGACGCTTGAGCATATGACGGGTATCAAGGGTGCAGGAAAGCTGGCCTCGAACTATCCAGCAACCATACAGGGCCAAGCTCAAGTATTGACGGATCTGTTCTTCTGGCGCTCGGCGCTTCGCTTCGCCGAGGGGCAGGCAGCGCATGCACCGGTTTGGATGTACCGGTTCGACTGGACCTTGCCCGGGCATCCGTTGTTTGGCCAAGCCGTCCATGCAGCCGAGCTGGTCTTTGTGTTTCATAACCTTCATCTGCTGCGCTACACAGGCATTACAGCCGATGAAGGGATGGAGCAGCTGGCAGAGCGGATGCAGGATGCCTGGATTGCCTTTGCCTATCAAGGGGATCCGCAGACCGAGGCCCAGCCGTGGCCGGCTTATGACACCGGGAAGCGGATGACCCTGGTGTTTGACCGGAAGGATTCGCTGGTCGAAGATCCTGACGGAGAGAAGCGGGCGCTCATAGGCATGTGA